In Lolium perenne isolate Kyuss_39 chromosome 5, Kyuss_2.0, whole genome shotgun sequence, the sequence TGATCATTGTATTTGTAGAAtaatactactgcctccatcccaaaataATCTTATCAAATTTGTCCAGATACGACTATATCTAAATATTTTTAGTGTCTAGATACGTCCATATCCACACACAAAAAGTGGagcagcttttttttttttttggatagaGGCAGTATTAATTTCTGAATGGTGACTCTTTTTAGGACTTTGTATCAGCTCATCTTATCAGCGGTTGTGCGTCTTGGTGTGCTTTCTATTGTCTTTCCTGACATTTCATAATTCATATAATGGTGTATATACCTTAAAGTTGGCTCTGGGCAGCAGCACGGAGTTAGGGCAGCTTCAACGGGGTGACACAATGGGATGCTGAGTGACCGTTTGCGTTCGCTgcgaccgaaaatgcgtctgcgCCCACATCCAGCCGGGCGATATAAAGTGACCGGGTCATCCGCGGCGAAGCAAatttggcccaaatatgcgcctcggatgcgtctctacGGAGGCGGAAAGTGTCCGCCCGCGTCTGACCCGTTTTGTCGGGCCCACCTGGCAGCGACCCTCAGCGActggcgccgctgcgtcgcttcggcagtctgcgccacgttaatggcgatgcctcggctgccgagcggccgccgcccacctccgccaacgaagttaatggcgacgccacacGTCCCGCGGCCGTCTCCTGCCTCCGGCCAATATAAAGAGGacacgcgttcttcttcctcgtccATTCCTCCAATCAAACTCTAGCCGCCACAAGCTCCGCCGTAGCGTCGCCTAGCTCTTCCTGCGATGCATCCAAGCCCGCGAGAAAGTCCATGGCAGGACCTGGTGGctagcgaggcggtcgaggccgtgggcctgggcgcccccggggccgtggccggggcagggtcgccgtcgcctgcgccctcctcgtcttcgcaggaaccgctgcttcgagttcctcctccgcatcgacgacgatccACTCGACATCAAGCGTCTCCctaacaagttcgccgagtttgtcgatggcgtcgagccggtgcagttgcagctacgggaggccagctgcaacttctgccggtggaatgtcgaggtcttgttcgacgggcagggcaagatgtacttgcacacggggtgggacaagttcgcccgcgacctcgagcTCGAGCCCGGTTgctagctcaccttcctctacgacggtgatggcgagatgatcgtcaaggtgttcaacGACATAGCGTGccacaggcactaccacaccagcgaatccggctcggacaccgatagttagaatttAGAGTGTTCTTTATTTGCAGCGAATATGACTACGGCCCAATTGAAGCCGCTAGTGGAGGTTTCTGggtgttcttcctcgaaagaaccaacaggtccaccgtcaccagctggattttccagtttggatgactgggtgtgccctcgaatgttctttcttggcaacgAATATACGGAAACCAAAACAACTAGTTTCTTTTTTTTAATGttttatttgtgtcaaccatggttcaaactatgtattagtttgtgtaaaccatgttcaaattatgtattagcttgtgtaaaatcatgttccaATATACTCCGTATaatatttgaaactatgtttaaataTAGAAGAGGAAAAAAAACAAGTAAACAAAAATGTGTTACCCTGCTGGAGCCACCTCCAGAcgtaaacggacgcgcggacaaaaacgatcATTTTAGCATCCTTTGGGCGACGCAAATACTCACGGACAATAAAATGTGTGGCGCCGCTGTGGATGCCCTTAATATGTGGAATTGGTCAGGTCAGAAGTGGGCCATGGTCGAGTCAGCGCGAGGCCAATCAGTCCGTGTAGTCGTGTCGATGTGTGCATGGCCCGGCGTCACGAGCAAGGGCAACCACCGCTACTCAAATTTATGTCGctactcataaaggcggaatattcttcagtgggaggcgacgttcccgtcgacagcgaggcgcctgtgctgacttcgtcaatctcaagacccgccggatcagttcttcaacgcagtctcttggaggtgctcataggggtagggtgtgcgtgtgtgcgttcataggggtgagtgtgtgcgcgtatgtatgagcgtctttgattgtactgtgtttcgcaaaaaaaaaaaaaaaaaaaaaaaaaaaaaaaattatgtcGCTACTACTACtctttgctgctgctgctttctcCTGCCATTCTCTCCTCGCTACCCTCCCGAGCTCACACCCATCACTCGCTCTCTCTAGTCTCTAGCGGAGGAGCCACTCCGAGCCGTGGCAATGGCGCTCAGGCAGATGCTGGCCGTCGCCGTGGTGGCCGGCTGCGCGGTGGCCTTCTCCGGCGCGACGGACCACATCGTCGGCGACCGCACCTTCTGGTCCGGAAACCACACCTTCTTCGTCAGCGACCTCGTCTGTAAACCCCTTCCCTTACATTCTTGTGTATAGTAGTCATGAAGAGCTCCATCATATCAGATCTCCTTACTACTTTTCTTCGCCATCTCACTCTCATTCGTGATCAACATTTTTCTTCGACGTGTTTGCCCGTGCCGTGCAGCGCTCCGGCACCAGAAGGGGGCGCACAACGTGTTCGAGGTGAACGAGGCAGGGTACAACAGCTGCACCATGGAGGGGGTCGCCGGCAACTGGACCTCCGGCAAGGACTTCATCCCGCTCAAGGAGCCCCGCCGCTACTTCTTCATCTGTGGCAACGGCCTCTGCCGGGCCGGCATGAAGGTCGTCATCACCGTCTACCCGACTCCCGGCAACGCCACCCGGTCCAGAAACGTCACCGAGTTCCACCACGGCCCAGAGATTATTCCAGACAGCGGCGCCCCTGCTGCCTCCATCAGCGCTAGGCTTATGGTCACAGCGCTCGCAGTTGCCGTTGCTGCCTGTCGCCTAGTTAAATCGTAGGAACTTACTGCCGTGCCTAATTCCTAGTATGAGATTACTAATGcctagcaagccgcctcattaaaaatcttTCAGTCCCCGTAGATACcttggtaaggaaaagagtgcgtctgaaacttgCCGCCACCATCACACAATAGTTACATCCTTCACGAGCTTGCTAAGAATAAAACTAGGGGGTTCATCGACCCAAGTACAAGAACTAACTAAAAGATACCCTAGCAAGCTCGTGAGCTACATGGTTTGCTTCCCTATTACAAAACTCGACCGAAACAATTTCAAAGCCGCTCCACAGAATAATGCAATCATCATATATGGCAGCTGAGGCTGTAGCTGAACCCCCCTTCATAGTATCAACCACTTGAGCACAATCCGTTTGAATGATGAAATTGTTCGCTCCAATCCTTTGCGCTAGGGTAAGAGCATCTCTCTACCGGGAGCCCAATAACTCCCCTCAAATTGATTTGGAGCTGCCGGTGTTTGTGTGTAATGTTAAGGTTCATGCATTAATTAATTATTTAAAAGAATAATCTGATGGAAAGACCTAGCCAATCTAGTTATACAGCTTAACACCCCCTCACGTGTTACACGGAGAAGTCAACACGTGTAAATTAACCGAGGCGTATGGCTCTAGAGGCAAATACGCAGACAATTGGGGGATAACAACAATTTATAAAATAAATTGCAAAAACACGGACTCGAACTGGACACCCTGTTTCTAACACCAtactaagcttcatgcactaaccAACTATTCCAAAAGAGCGATATGATGGAAATAGTTAGGCAATCTGCTTATACAGTTTAACATCCCCTCTCACGTGTGACGTGAAGACAAATCAAGACGTGTAAATCTACTTATACATTTTAACATATTCACACCGGCGCGCTCAATAAAGCACCCATGTGTTTTGGAGCCCAATAAAATTGTTGGCACAGCTTTGCCGTGCCCTACACGTCGGCCGTGAAATAGCGTAGGATTCGCACTGTGGGGCCTCCCTGGCAGCAAGACAAAAGcggtagtcaagttttaaatgaCTGCGTGGAGACAGTCGGTCGTTATCCATGGGCGCACCAATTCCCAAGGCGGTGACGGACGGGACGCCACCCACCAGATCCACGCGCCGATGGATGAGCTCCCCACATCATCAACGTTCACTACCAACGTCCTCTATAAACCGCACCAATACCAATTCCCAAGGCGGCATCGCTCGACACCCTATCCGCCGCCGGAATGCATGGCGGTGTCGTCATCCGTGGCTCTTCCTCAGTGCTAGTAAGGAGGGAGGCGGCGGTGAACAAGGAGGAGGTCCGTCGCCACGTGGGCGCTGCAGACCTCTCCTCCCGCCAGTTCTTCGCAATCGCCGCTACAACGGGAGAAAAAATGgtagaggtggaggtggagatgcACGCGGCGAACCGCTGCGCCAACGACCCAAAGGATACGTCGGGCAACATTTGTTGATGGACCAGTCGATCAACGAGGACGTGCCGGCAGAGAACCAACGGCAAGCGGTGTGGTGGTCCGCGATCGACAGCAACAACGTCATCGACCGCGACCCCCCGCTCCGGCACAAGCGGTACAAAATGAAGGACGGCAATGACAACAGAGACTTCGTCTTCGGCTCTTCCTCCGAAGGCGGCGGCGGTGATGGCACCGACATCCTAAACTTCCGCGCGTTCGGCCGCTGTTTTTGGATCAGGTTTTACgggtttttagtttaaatttgtcAAACTTTGGAAATCCACCAAGTTTTAAATTTGAGATTGTTTTAGTTGCTATTGGGGACGCCGGTTTAGGGACAGCGGTGTGCAACCTCTCCCCAAATTGGAGAGCAGGTGCAGGTGCAGGTGCGCCCATACCTCACTATTGACGCACCCGCCGACGCCTATTTCGGCAGCGtcgatggagatgctctaactaaaGCATTCATCTCGGCTGCTTCTACTCTGGCCTTTGAGTTTGATGCTCAGGCTAGAGATAatcctttttttaaaaaaatgtttggaaaatttgaaattttgagTTCAAAGTTTGAAAATATTCCTAAAAAATGCTTGCATGTAGTCAATGTTGTATTCTATCAGTGTGCAAATTTTCAATACGAAATACATTTTATTCTGCACTCAGCAAAAATGAAAAAATCTAAAAAAGAGAGACAAAATCTCTGCCTTAGTGTACTGTTCACAGCTTTACATTGGTAATAAAATCACGGTTTGTCTTTTTTTTTCCAGAGCCTTAAATACAAGATATTTCATATCAAAAATGTACACATTGATAGAGTAGAGTATTGACTACATCCAGATTTTTTAAATTTGTTTCGAAGGTTTGAATTTATTTTTTTGAACTTTCTTGATATAGGACTAGCTCCAAGTTTATTTTTTGGCCAGTGTGCAAGATCCAATTGATTATGACCGGCGGGTTTTGGGTCACCCTAATTGTAACAATTTGATCATTGTATTTGTATTTTAGAataatactactccctccgtcccaaaataagcTTATCAAATTTGTTCAGATACGATTATTACTTGatatttttagtgtgtagatacgtcCATATCCAAAAAAAAAGTGGAGCAGCTTTTTTTTCGGATAGAGGGAGTAGTAATTTCTTGATGGTGACTCTTTTTAGGACTTTGTATCAGCTCATCTTATCAGCGGTTTGTGCGTTTTTGGTGTGCTTCTACCATCTTTCCTAACATTTCATATACAATGGTGTATATATCTCAAAGTAGGctctgttgaaatattgggcccacttttagtggcccaaattagatttcagttttttctataaatctcaaagcccacatagtggcagccttgtgagtttgagcccaagttggtggcagctcactagggagtggcaagaggtgggaagtttagtcccacatggaaagttgggaggaagttagaccaccttataaggtgggttgttccaccactagtaagtgagtgagaataggagtgctacacgcgcgctcctcctcctcctcgctcgactcgacacgtcacgacgcgcgccgcgctcgtggtgagtggattgagcctcgagccgagactttccttactttctgcagctcaggaaaacgaacagagtcctagacggacgcgtcgcagttagtcggttcgggtcgctctcggatcgtgggctatctgtaaccgactcgaaacgttcgtgcgacgtgggcgtggcccacgttgcctagggtttcccgagcctatataatctcctgcccggctaccgcagaaacacattgccgccatcgtagcctactccatcccgcgagccgacgtgcatcggcgaacgggagagcaggtctctggaaccgctcgtccttgcgatcctgtacgggagagggcgaattaggtttttgggaagcgctctgcgcgactgctcaagctcttcatcacgggtcgccttccgtccaagtcgggcggtgctgcctaccgtcgtcttcaacgccgtctacttcgacccgtcgttcccgtcgtcaacaacgttgtcatcaacaacgttactgctgcgacatcgtctgctacacctccaccgccacctccaccagatcggtacgtgcgacatatctcgatctgtttagcgatggatgctttaccgtttgcgctgctgctactcatgttgattaatgcatctagtatgtttgagtttcacatgttagtagttgctgccatcatgttttatattctggaattaatcatggaaattgtgcctaattatccaacaatccaaaaacctaattgtaggcaatttcctgagttaacaatggctggttttgctgatgcactgaggccggataagtttaccggtgtgcactttaagaggtggcaggttaaggccacgctctggcttactcatctgaaagtgttcgaagttagtg encodes:
- the LOC139831843 gene encoding mavicyanin-like; amino-acid sequence: MALRQMLAVAVVAGCAVAFSGATDHIVGDRTFWSGNHTFFVSDLVSLRHQKGAHNVFEVNEAGYNSCTMEGVAGNWTSGKDFIPLKEPRRYFFICGNGLCRAGMKVVITVYPTPGNATRSRNVTEFHHGPEIIPDSGAPAASISARLMVTALAVAVAACRLVKS